From the Paramormyrops kingsleyae isolate MSU_618 chromosome 7, PKINGS_0.4, whole genome shotgun sequence genome, one window contains:
- the acot12 gene encoding acetyl-coenzyme A thioesterase isoform X1, whose amino-acid sequence MLDGAHKPDGQDPLIKGAARRQTEVQMCQAVLPCHANHRGDLGAGQLLKWMDTTACLAAEKHAGIACVTASMDDIQFEETVRVGQVITIRAKVNRSFNTSMEVGIHVSVQDVLSGMQKKVCLAFSTFVGKPTGSKKVCLTLVSVPVSAEEQLEHSLASERRRLRLYNQGAFAKLMQDYHILNSNGLHSGIDSLPLKPTEMTQVESTELVLPPNANHHGNTFGGQVMSWMENVASVAASRLCGTFPTLRAVDMFKFRGPSTVGDRLVFKAMVNNVFGTSAEVGVKVEAYNCQEWNQGRPRHINSAFLIYHTDEEQQHSFPRVTYTTKDGERRHRAAIVRKRIRLARKHLLSCKDEGPLSVPWDKGNQVYLGYNNVATLTILAAKKDWQASSISNKVTVSVNDDQDSLCMRVEMDVHAPAFHAFSLLSDLCLRPQWDQHYLSCEEVEKADEEERVYHVKCPPINGESGRDFVFLLSERQPCKDGDPYIVALRSVTVTAVPPQDDYIRSETQCAGFLIWSKNCTNCKVSYYNQVTLGVLPYVVGNLAGWSRCMEDTASSCIAFLGRDVLPVPLHTS is encoded by the exons ATGCTGGACGGGGCCCACAAGCCCGACGGGCAGGATCCGCTAATTAAGGGGGCAGCCAGGCGCCAGACAGAGGTCCAGATGTGCCAGGCTGTCCTGCCTTGTCATGCCAACCACCGGGGCGATCTGGGTGCCGGGCAGCTACTGAAGTGGATGGACACCACCGCATGTCTAGCAG CTGAGAAGCATGCTGGAATTGCATGCGTCACAGCCTCCATGGATGATATCCAGTTTGAAGAGACAGTGAG GGTTGGTCAAGTAATAACCATAAGAGCCAAAGTAAACCGATCTTTCAATACCAGCATGGAG GTCGGCATCCACGTGTCTGTACAGGACGTGCTGAGTGGCATGCAGAAGAAGGTCTGTTTGGCTTTCTCCACATTCGTGGGCAAACCCACTGGATCTAAGAAG GTGTGCCTGACACTGGTCAGCGTCCCCGTTTCTGCAGAGGAGCAGCTAGAGCATTCGCTGGCATCCGAGAGACGCAGACTCCGTCTCTACAACCAGGGAGCCTTCGCCAAACTCATGCAGGATTACCACATCCTAAATAGCAACG GTCTCCACAGCGGAATAGACAGCCTTCCCCTGAAGCCTACAGAGATGACTCAGGTGGAGAGCACTGAGCTGGTGCTGCCACCCAATGCGAATCACCACGGCAACACCTTTGGCGGGCAGGTTATGTCATGGATGGAGAATGTTGCCTCTGTTGCAGCCAG TCGCCTATGTGGGACTTTCCCTACCCTGCGGGCCGTGGACATGTTTAAATTCCGTGGTCCGTCCACCGTTGGAGACAGGCTGGTGTTCAAGGCCATGGTTAACAACGTCTTTGGAACGAG TGCAGAGGTGGGAGTGAAGGTGGAAGCCTATAACTGCCAGGAATGGAACCAGGGGAGACCCAGACACATCAACAGCGCCTTCCTCATCTACCACACAGACGAGGAACAGCAGCACAGCTTCCCCAGAGTCACCTACACCACAAAG GATGGAGAGAGGAGACACCGTGCAGCCATAGTGAGGAAGAGAATCCGCCTGGCCAG GAAGCACCTCTTATCTTGCAAAGACGAAGGGCCCCTGTCGGTTCCGTGGGATAAAGGCAATCAG GTCTACCTGGGCTATAACAACGTAGCGACTCTCACCATCCTGGCTGCAAAGAAAGACTGGCAAGCCAGCAGCATCAGCAACAAG GTCACCGTGTCCGTGAACGACGACCAGGACTCTCTGTGCATGAGGGTGGAGATGGACGTCCACGCTCCAGCCTTCCACGCCTTCTCCCTCCTGTCAGACCTCTGTCTGCGCCCACAGTGGGACCAACACTACCT GAGCTGTGAGGAGGTAGAGAAAGCAGACGAGGAGGAGAGGGTGTACCATGTGAAATGTCCACCCATCAACGGCGAGTCTGGACGGGACTTTGTGTTTCTACTGTCCGAGAGACAGCCCTGCAAAGACGG TGACCCTTACATCGTCgccctgaggtcagtcacagtAACTGCTGTCCCTCCCCAGGACGACTATATCAGGAGTGAAACGCAGTGCGCCGGTTTCCTGATCTGGAGCAAAAACTGCACTAACTGTAAG GTGTCTTACTACAACCAGGTGACCTTGGGGGTTCTGCCGTATGTGGTGGGGAACCTCGCAGGATGGTCCAGGTGCATGGAGGACACGGCCTCGTCATGCATCGCTTTCCTGGGGAGGGATGTGCTGCCAGTCCCACTCCACACATCATGA
- the acot12 gene encoding acetyl-coenzyme A thioesterase isoform X2, translating to MLDGAHKPDGQDPLIKGAARRQTEVQMCQAVLPCHANHRGDLGAGQLLKWMDTTACLAAEKHAGIACVTASMDDIQFEETVRVGQVITIRAKVNRSFNTSMEVGIHVSVQDVLSGMQKKVCLAFSTFVGKPTGSKKVCLTLVSVPVSAEEQLEHSLASERRRLRLYNQGAFAKLMQDYHILNSNGLHSGIDSLPLKPTEMTQVESTELVLPPNANHHGNTFGGQVMSWMENVASVAASRLCGTFPTLRAVDMFKFRGPSTVGDRLVFKAMVNNVFGTSAEVGVKVEAYNCQEWNQGRPRHINSAFLIYHTDEEQQHSFPRVTYTTKDGERRHRAAIVRKRIRLARKHLLSCKDEGPLSVPWDKGNQVYLGYNNVATLTILAAKKDWQASSISNKVTVSVNDDQDSLCMRVEMDVHAPAFHAFSLLSDLCLRPQWDQHYLSCEEVEKADEEERVYHVKCPPINGESGRDFVFLLSERQPCKDGTTISGVKRSAPVS from the exons ATGCTGGACGGGGCCCACAAGCCCGACGGGCAGGATCCGCTAATTAAGGGGGCAGCCAGGCGCCAGACAGAGGTCCAGATGTGCCAGGCTGTCCTGCCTTGTCATGCCAACCACCGGGGCGATCTGGGTGCCGGGCAGCTACTGAAGTGGATGGACACCACCGCATGTCTAGCAG CTGAGAAGCATGCTGGAATTGCATGCGTCACAGCCTCCATGGATGATATCCAGTTTGAAGAGACAGTGAG GGTTGGTCAAGTAATAACCATAAGAGCCAAAGTAAACCGATCTTTCAATACCAGCATGGAG GTCGGCATCCACGTGTCTGTACAGGACGTGCTGAGTGGCATGCAGAAGAAGGTCTGTTTGGCTTTCTCCACATTCGTGGGCAAACCCACTGGATCTAAGAAG GTGTGCCTGACACTGGTCAGCGTCCCCGTTTCTGCAGAGGAGCAGCTAGAGCATTCGCTGGCATCCGAGAGACGCAGACTCCGTCTCTACAACCAGGGAGCCTTCGCCAAACTCATGCAGGATTACCACATCCTAAATAGCAACG GTCTCCACAGCGGAATAGACAGCCTTCCCCTGAAGCCTACAGAGATGACTCAGGTGGAGAGCACTGAGCTGGTGCTGCCACCCAATGCGAATCACCACGGCAACACCTTTGGCGGGCAGGTTATGTCATGGATGGAGAATGTTGCCTCTGTTGCAGCCAG TCGCCTATGTGGGACTTTCCCTACCCTGCGGGCCGTGGACATGTTTAAATTCCGTGGTCCGTCCACCGTTGGAGACAGGCTGGTGTTCAAGGCCATGGTTAACAACGTCTTTGGAACGAG TGCAGAGGTGGGAGTGAAGGTGGAAGCCTATAACTGCCAGGAATGGAACCAGGGGAGACCCAGACACATCAACAGCGCCTTCCTCATCTACCACACAGACGAGGAACAGCAGCACAGCTTCCCCAGAGTCACCTACACCACAAAG GATGGAGAGAGGAGACACCGTGCAGCCATAGTGAGGAAGAGAATCCGCCTGGCCAG GAAGCACCTCTTATCTTGCAAAGACGAAGGGCCCCTGTCGGTTCCGTGGGATAAAGGCAATCAG GTCTACCTGGGCTATAACAACGTAGCGACTCTCACCATCCTGGCTGCAAAGAAAGACTGGCAAGCCAGCAGCATCAGCAACAAG GTCACCGTGTCCGTGAACGACGACCAGGACTCTCTGTGCATGAGGGTGGAGATGGACGTCCACGCTCCAGCCTTCCACGCCTTCTCCCTCCTGTCAGACCTCTGTCTGCGCCCACAGTGGGACCAACACTACCT GAGCTGTGAGGAGGTAGAGAAAGCAGACGAGGAGGAGAGGGTGTACCATGTGAAATGTCCACCCATCAACGGCGAGTCTGGACGGGACTTTGTGTTTCTACTGTCCGAGAGACAGCCCTGCAAAGACGG GACGACTATATCAGGAGTGAAACGCAGTGCGCCGGTTTCCTGA
- the zcchc9 gene encoding zinc finger CCHC domain-containing protein 9, whose amino-acid sequence MTRWARGNNVHKNKPAEATPWSVLKANRGEEGASTSGRSWPLRRPQPDQRFKRPNKKKKDYDNQDVNGFLEYLQQGGGALPSGDTDERGFREEVAMALKKDQRRENRRIKRQHDKKNKMLCFNCRKPGHGLADCPEADRDVEMGRGICYRCGSTEHEIQRCRAKVDPALGEYPYAKCFICGETGHLSRSCPDNPKGLYAAGGCCRVCGSVEHFQKDCPENQNSANAVTVGRLSNAMSADHEDVYIPVKKVKPKSEKVVVF is encoded by the exons ATGACACGGTGGGCTCGAGGCAACAATGTGCACAAGAACAAGCCGGCAGAGGCAACGCCATGGAGCGTACTGAAAGCCAACAGGGGTGAAGAGGGGGCGTCTACGAGCGGGAGGTCTTGGCCTCTGCGGCGCCCCCAGCCCGATCAGAGATTCAAGAGGCCcaataagaagaagaaggacTATGACAACCAAGACGTCAATGGATTCCTGGAATACCTGCAGCAGGGGGGCGGAGCGCTTCCGTCTGGGGACACCGACGAGCGGGGCTTTAGGGAGGAGGTGGCGATGGCGCTAAAAAAGGACCAGAGGCGGGAGAACAGGAGGATAAAAAGACAGCATGATAAGAAGAACAAAATG CTCTGCTTCAACTGCAGGAAGCCGGGCCACGGGCTGGCCGACTGCCCCGAGGCCGACCGTGACGTGGAGATGGGCCGGGGCATATGCTACCGCTGCGGCTCCACGGAACACGAGATCCAGAGGTGTCGGGCCAAAGTGGACCCCGCCCTGG GCGAGTATCCCTATGCCAAATGCTTCATATGTGGTGAAACCGGACACTTGTCGAGATCCTGTCCCGATAATCCCAAAGGCCTGTATGCTGCTG GTGGCTGCTGCCGGGTCTGCGGCTCTGTGGAACACTTTCAGAAAGACTGTCCTGAGAACCAGAATTCAG CAAATGCAGTGACTGTGGGCCGGCTGTCCAACGCCATGAGTGCCGACCATGAGGATGTTTACATCCCAGTCAAGAAAGTCAAGCCCAAGTCTGAGAAGGTGGTCGTCTTCTGA